One segment of Theobroma cacao cultivar B97-61/B2 chromosome 9, Criollo_cocoa_genome_V2, whole genome shotgun sequence DNA contains the following:
- the LOC18590942 gene encoding UDP-glycosyltransferase 86A2 yields the protein MNDEKNIQKTPPLSLSLLLPTMADTAQKPHAIFIPYPLQGHVIPSVHLAIKLASKGFTITFINTHSIHHQTSEAEPGKGPDIFASVRESGLDIRYTTVSDGLPLGFDRSLNHDQFMAALLHVFSAHVEEVVSQIVKSGDRVHCLIADTFFVWPSKIAKKFGLLYISYWTEPALVFTLYYHLDLLRMNGHFGLQDCREDSIDYIPGVQAIEPRDLMSYLQETDVTTVCHQIIFNAFEDAKNADFVLCNTVQELEPVTISALRATVPFYAIGPIFPSGFTKSIVATSLWSESDCTQWLDKQPHGSVLYVSFGSYAHVRKTDLTVIANGLLLSKVNFLWVLRPDIVSSDDADPLPVGFKEEVGDRAMIIPWCCQIAVLAHPAVGGFLTHCGWNSILESAWCGVPLLSYPLLTDQFTNRKLVVHDWKAGINLSNKNPITREEVSDNINRLMSGKSGDQYRSKAKEVKETLENALTPNGSSEKNMDQFIKELKAKVQIKPISSQ from the exons ATGAATGATGAGAAAAACATTCAAAAAACTCcacccctctctctctctctcttgctCCCAACAATGGCAGACACAGCCCAAAAGCCTCATGCAATCTTCATACCTTACCCTCTTCAAGGCCATGTAATCCCATCCGTGCACCTAGCCATCAAGCTAGCATCGAAAGGTTTCACCATCACCTTCATCAACACCCACTCCATCCACCACCAGACCTCCGAGGCCGAGCCTGGGAAAGGGCCTGACATCTTCGCTTCGGTACGTGAATCAGGGCTGGACATACGTTACACCACCGTGTCTGACGGGCTACCCCTTGGGTTCGATCGGTCATTGAACCATGACCAGTTCATGGCAGCTTTGCTGCATGTGTTCTCCGCCCACGTAGAGGAGGTGGTGAGCCAAATAGTAAAATCAGGGGACAGGGTTCATTGCCTGATTGCTGATACTTTCTTCGTGTGGCCTTCAAAGATTGCCAAGAAGTTTGGGTTGCTTTATATCTCTTATTGGACAGAACCAGCTTTGGTGTTTACATTGTACTATCACCTGGATCTTCTTAGGATGAATGGTCATTTTGGTCTTCAAG ATTGTCGTGAAGACTCCATAGATTACATACCGGGAGTTCAAGCAATTGAACCGAGGGATTTGATGTCCTACCTTCAAGAAACTGATGTAACTACAGTGTGCCACCAAATAATTTTCAATGCATTTGAAGATGCTAAGAATGCAGATTTTGTTCTATGTAACACAGTCCAAGAACTTGAACCTGTGACCATATCAGCTCTACGTGCCACAGTCCCGTTTTATGCCATTGGACCCATTTTCCCATCTGGGTTCACCAAGAGCATTGTGGCTACAAGCCTTTGGTCCGAGTCTGATTGCACCCAATGGCTCGATAAACAGCCTCATGGCTCGGTTCTGTACGTGTCTTTTGGTAGCTATGCCCATGTTAGAAAAACTGACCTGACAGTGATAGCTAATGGTCTTCTGCTTAGCAAAGTAAACTTTCTTTGGGTGCTTCGCCCTGACATTGTGAGCTCTGATGATGCTGATCCGCTGCCCGTTGGATTCAAGGAGGAGGTTGGTGACCGTGCGATGATCATACCTTGGTGTTGTCAAATTGCAGTGCTGGCCCACCCAGCGGTAGGAGGGTTCTTGACTCATTGTGGATGGAATTCAATACTGGAGAGTGCATGGTGTGGAGTTCCCTTGTTGAGTTATCCTTTGCTAACTGATCAATTCACTAACAGGAAATTAGTAGTTCATGACTGGAAGGCTGGGATTAATTTGAGCAATAAAAATCCCATCACCAGGGAGGAAGTTTCCGACAATATCAACCGTTTGATGAGTGGAAAATCAGGGGATCAATATAGGAGTAAGGCCAAGGAGGTGAAAGAAACATTAGAAAATGCACTGACACCCAATGGATCATCAGAGAAAAACATGGACCAGTTCATCAAGGAACTCAAGGCCAAGGTTCAAATCAAACCCATCTCCTCCCAATAG
- the LOC18590943 gene encoding dolichol kinase EVAN: protein MAFSPLKVMNGERAVVLLFVFRVLFSLPLSLLPHALSLSLLSLFSLFVEIRADDSVSLFKTRPGASSGIMLGAVTLPTVMLSKLIQLSRAFSLQQIELGELEHMTMQFWATSACCCGVLIFLSIVMWCAANNKNPHFSCSVWDAKFSLSCVILYSVICCISLATISHTGFNTALKLLWLLCHGFAAVKLIQHLLNTFPCCASVGEALLVTSGLVLYFGDMLACTISKVCRLLISPELVSIRYGIKRSEIGIVIQGVLLGLLIFSAVFKFVIRLWEYFWGADNSESRQNKEIGRSLIFFTSLGFTMIAVAPSWMMIVLDFDVHPVLWIFQFVFSEPYKRLSLCIYWLGLIYASVLRFYKISKNSKIERILLRKYYHLLAVSMFLPALIYQPKFLDLAFGAALAVFLVLEIIRVWRIWPLGQLVHQFMSAFTDHRDSDLLIVSHFSLLLGCALPIWMSSGFNDRPLTPFAGVLSLGIGDTMASMVGHKYGVLRWSKTGKKTIEGTAAGITSVLAACSVLLPLLASKGYILTQHWFPLLIAVTTSGLLEAYTAQLDNAFIPLVFYSLLCL from the exons ATGGCGTTCTCGCCGTTGAAGGTGATGAACGGAGAAAGAGCCGTGGTTCTCCTCTTCGTCTTCCGTGTTCTCTTCTCTCTACCCCTCTCTCTCCTCCCCCACgccctctccctctctctcctctccctcttctctctcttcGTCGAGATCCGCGCCGACGATTCCGTCTCCCTCTTCAAAACCAG GCCAGGTGCTTCATCGGGAATAATGTTGGGAGCAGTTACGTTGCCGACTGTAATGCTCTCGAAATTGATTCAGCTTTCAAGAGCTTTCTCTTTGCAACAAATTGAGCTTGGAG AGCTTGAACATATGACAATGCAATTTTGGGCCACATCGGCTTGTTGCTGTGGTGTGCTTATATTCCTCTCCATAGTTATGTGGTGCGCGGCCAACAATAAGAACCCCCATTTCTCCTGTAGTGTTTGGGATGCTAAGTTTAGCTTAAGCTGTGTCATCTTATATTCGGTGATTTGCTGTATATCGCTTGCTACAATATCTCATACTG GCTTTAACACAGCTTTAAAGTTATTGTGGTTGCTATGTCATGGATTTGCAGCAGTGAAATTAATTCAACATCTTCTCAACACGTTTCCCTGTTGTGCTTCAGTTG GGGAAGCACTTTTGGTGACTTCAGGTCTTGTACTCTACTTTGGTGACATGTTGGCATGTACCATTTCAAAG GTCTGTAGACTCTTGATCTCACCAGAGTTGGTGTCCATACGATATGGAATTAAAAGAAGTGAGATAGGTATCGTTATTCAG GGTGTGCTGCTTGGCCTTCTTATTTTTTCAGCAGTCTTTAAATTTGTAATCCGCTTATGGGAATACTTCTGGGGAGCTGACAACTCTGAATCAAGACAAAACAAAGAGATTGGGAGATCTCTTATATTCTTTACTTCCCTTGGATTCACCATGATTGCGGTTGCCCCATCTTGGATGATGATCGTCCTAGATTTTGATGTGCATCCTGTATTATG GATATTCCAGTTTGTTTTTTCAGAACCATACAAAAGACTGTCACTATGTATCTACTGGTTGGGTTTGATATATGCATCTGTCTTGAGGTTCTACAAGATTTCTAAGAATAGTAAGATTGAGAGGATTCTTCTTCGAAAATACTACCATCTACTGGCTGTTTCAATGTTTCTGCCCGCTCTTATATACCAG CCAAAATTTCTTGATCTAGCATTTGGTGCAGCTTTGGCAGTTTTCTTGGTATTAGAGATTATTCGA GTTTGGAGAATTTGGCCTTTAGGGCAACTTGTACATCAATTTATGAGTGCCTTTACAGATCATCGTGACTCAGATCTTCTTATTGTCAG CcacttttctctcttattgGGATGTGCACTTCCTATCTGGATGTCCTCTGGGTTCAATGATCGACCTCTTACCCCGTTTGCTGGAGTTTTAAGCCTTGGCATCGGAGATACAATG GCATCAATGGTTGGCCACAAGTATGGTGTCCTTAGGTGGAGCAAAACTGGCa AGAAAACCATCGAAGGAACTGCAGCTGGTATAACATCTGTCCTTGCTGCTTGCTCTGTTCTGCTTCCACTTTTGGCTTCTAAAGGATACATTCTAACTCAg CATTGGTTCCCTCTTCTCATAGCCGTGACTACAAGTGGTTTGTTGGAGGCCTACACAGCGCAACTTGATAATGCTTTTATACCACTGGTCTTCTACAGCCTTCTCTGTTTGTAA